CTGGAGCAGGGCGGGCTGCTGGCGACGAACTTCACTCTCGGCATGGCCCTGGCGGGCCTGCCCGCCGGCTACCTGCTGGATCGCTTCCGTCGCAAGACCGTGCTGCTGGTCAGCATCGTGATTTACTCCCTGGGCACGATGGCCACACCGCTGGCGACCGGATTCGCCGACATGACCCTGTACCGGGTCGTCTCCGGCTTCGGCGAGGGCATGCAGTCCGCCGCCATCTTCGCGGCGATCGGCGCCTTCTTCGCTCACCGTCGCGGCCTCGCTTTCGGCATCATAGGCGTGGGCTACTCCCTCGGCGTGTTCATCGCCCCGCTCATCGGCGTCCACCTGATGAACGCGCACGGAACCTGGCACTCGCCCTTCTATCTGTTCGGCGCGGCCGGGCTGCTGATCGCCGCCGCCTGCCTGTTCCTCGTGAAGGCCGGTCTGACCGAGCACTCCGTGGAGAAGACCGTCTCGACCAGGACGTACGAGTACATGCCGGCCTCCCCCTACAACCGCAACACCATCGCGCTGGTCGTCCACTCGGTCGTCAGCGGTGTGGCCATCTACGGGTTCCTCGGCCTCTACCCGACGTACCTCATCACCTCGCTGCACTACACCCCCGAGCAGGCCGCACTGGCCATGAGCCTCCTCGGTTTCGGGGGCATGACGGCCCTCTTCGGCGGCTGGCTCGGCGACCGCGTCAACCAGCGCACCCTGCTGATCGTGAGCCTGCTGGCCGTCTCCGCCGTCAGCGTGGGCGTCTACACGACGCAAGCCGGAGTCGGCCTCCAGTGCGTGTTCGCCTTCCTCATGGGCGCCTTCGGCCTCGGCTTCATCTATCCGAACACCAACAGCGCGATGCAGCGGGCCGTCCGTCCCGCGCAGATCGGACGCGCCTCCGGCCTCTTCGTCACCAGCTACTACGGAACGGCAGCTTTCTCGGGCCTGCTCTTCGCCGCCCTGGTGGACTCCTTCGGCTGGAGCCGGGCCGGGTTGGTGCAGGTCACGGTCCTGCCGTTGGTGGGCGTCGCCGCCCTGGCCTTCGTCCGCACCTCACTGTTCAACAACGCGGTCCGCTAACGGGCCGGCCCTCTGAGATCCGTCGCCCGTGTCGCACCAGCCGATCGGCTGGTGCGACACGGGTTTTCCGGTGGCAGAGCGGGGGCCCTGCGCCGACACACCACAGGGCCTGCTCCACCACTGATGGGAGGAACAGGCCCTGGCGAGCGGTCGGCCCGGTGGGCATTCGCGGTTCAGGCGCTCTCGGCCACGACCGGGTTGCGCAGGACGCCGATGCCCTCGATCTCCACCTCGACCTCGTCCCCGGGACGGATCGGCCCGACACCGGACGGCGTTCCGGTCATGATCGCGTCTCCGGGCAGCAGCGTCAGATAGCGGCTCAGGTAGGCGACGAGGTCGGGCACG
This region of Streptomyces caelestis genomic DNA includes:
- a CDS encoding MFS transporter, encoding MIGVGFLLVVLSYMVNAMDRQVFPPLLPAIRAEYGFSLEQGGLLATNFTLGMALAGLPAGYLLDRFRRKTVLLVSIVIYSLGTMATPLATGFADMTLYRVVSGFGEGMQSAAIFAAIGAFFAHRRGLAFGIIGVGYSLGVFIAPLIGVHLMNAHGTWHSPFYLFGAAGLLIAAACLFLVKAGLTEHSVEKTVSTRTYEYMPASPYNRNTIALVVHSVVSGVAIYGFLGLYPTYLITSLHYTPEQAALAMSLLGFGGMTALFGGWLGDRVNQRTLLIVSLLAVSAVSVGVYTTQAGVGLQCVFAFLMGAFGLGFIYPNTNSAMQRAVRPAQIGRASGLFVTSYYGTAAFSGLLFAALVDSFGWSRAGLVQVTVLPLVGVAALAFVRTSLFNNAVR